The sequence taattcaactgATTCATTTGGAATTATTGGTGagaattcattattattattattattattattaaataaaattgatttaattaattgtaattgttttttatcttgaattttaattgatttaaataatgtagttgataataataaatttctattgattttattacttgcactattaattaaatgaaCTAAACtatttgttgtatttgtaattaaatttgatctattatttttctttttactattattattattattattaattgaatctaaaaatatttgtaaaatttgagaccaaattaatttgatttcatcttcatcaggAACTAAAGCTAACAATCCAACTATAACTGAAACTAAATCTCCACCAACTCCTAAATTTAAACCACCTGTTGATAAAAGTGATTCATTTAATGCCAAAGCTAATtgagttattatttttttaatatcatctaaaccatttgaaatgatttgatcaattttataatttcctaaaataaaatctaaaattttaattgataactcttgattactatttaaattatcacatGCTAAATTAAATAGTCTTTTTATAATTACTTGaataacattattattattactattattactattgttattatttgaacaAACAATTATAAATGTATTTAATCTTGAAATTAAAgtttcttttgaaattggttgaattattttctcttgttttttaattattggactactgttattattattattattattattatcagtaGTGATtggttcattattatttaaaagattttctttattattaaaatttataaaactatttgaattaaataaattttgaatttttaaaagatttgaatttgataaatttgcaAGTTTAATTGTagattctaataatttttcaatgaataatttttcaGAGAAACAAGAATGTTCCAAATTgaaatgattattataaaagttaaataataatgtatcGATTAAGTAATCATTgatttgttgatattgttgacCCCATTTCTTACTCGAATAAATTAAACATTCCAAATAacatgataataataaattggaaGGTCTATCAACACTATTAGGATTACCATATTGTCTTGGATTATCAACAACTTCTAAACCCTTTTCTAAATTTGTGAATAACTCTTTAAAGAAACCGATAtcaatatttgtatttggtgatggtgatggtgatggtgatggcgatccaattacaattgaatttggaataaaagttaataatGGCAAAATTGAAGGATAGGATAATTCAAAAGAACCATAACAACCAGATCTGAGGAATGCCCATAATCTTGGTAATACATGTTTACGAACATCAACATTACTCCATGCTTTGTCACCATATTGCTGTAAGAATGATATTATGGCATCCCACATATAAAGATGAGTTGATGAATCTTTCTCTGAAAATAATCCTAAAACTTTACTACTAAAATCTTTGAAATTCTTTTCGACATATCCTGCTAACTTTTTAATAACAGTTGTCAATACTCTATATGCTGTCTTTCTAATATTTGAACTCTTTGattgaaaaaatgaaaaaaattgtgattcaaatattttttcataaatttcTGTATTACCTGTATTATTTGTAGTTGtcgttgttgtagttgttgatgatgatgatgatgaatcagttgctgttgctgttgtattattaattaaatactCAATTGCTAATAATGAGTTTGAAATACATCTTTCATATCTCTCTTGTAAGATTTCTTGGCTAATTGATTTACTATCACCAATAGTTTGTGGTGTCTCTTGTAAATTCTCACATAAATAAGTTAATGCTTCATCATgtccaaatttaaaaacatcttttcttttcttttctggGAATATAttctatatatataaatattaaaaataagtaTGTatacaatatttttaaaaaaaaaaaaaaaaaaaaaaaaaaaaaaaaaaaaacatacttgaaatgataataaagcattatttattgattgatCATTTTGATCACAAATTGCAACAATCCAAGGAcctaataattgtttaacaTGTGGTCCTAAATGTTTACCAATACGTGAACCAATTGAACCTAAACATTGACTTGCTAAATCTCTAACATttctatcatcatcattaaccAATCTCTTATACATAAACTCCCATGCATTCATTAATGGTGATATTGATGAAATGTTAAATTCTGCATCTTCAATAtttatcttttgaaatttagaatttaattcttCTAAACCTTTAATTCTACTAATactatcttttttttgtaatttctttaataataccTTATATTCTGGTTCAACTTGCTATATTAATAgtgaattatttatttttattattattttattattaattattaattattgtatataattttaaagatagttaatattttaaataaaaaaataaaaaaaaataaaaaaaaataaaaaaattagattaaaataaaagaaaataaaaaaaaaattaaaaaatcttacATAATAGTCAGGATCAGTTGCATTTGTAAGATTTGAACTAAATGCTGAAAAACCAATAAACCCACTAGATTGAGATCCCATTAAAGTATTGGCCTCACCACTACTTGATGGGTTATATTTTGCACCTCTAAATCCTTTATCTCTATCTTTTCCCAtttttataacttttttttttagtttttttaaaaaaataaaaataaaaaataaataaaaagtgaaaatgaaaatgaaaagaaaaaaaaaagaaaaaaaaaaaaaaaaaaaaaaaaaaaaaaatttaaattgggAAGTGGCTaagaatattttttaaacacttTTTGCcataattttgatattttccCAATTAAATAtccattttaaataaaaaaaataaataaataaaataataaaaataaaaaaaaaataaaaaaaatttagaggtctaatataaaaaaataaaaaaaatgcgATTTTTTAGGAGGGGGGGGGGTATttatacaattttattttggtgGAAGAGTACCCAAACCATCGACACCAACATTAATATTGACgccattattaatattactattattatttatattattatttatattattatttatattattatttatattattataaaaattattattaaaagaccAATCTGTTGTTGGGTCAAAACtccaaatattatttgtttttggtGGTGGATCGCCAATCATCGTTTCCAAAAAGTCTGTAAATGGGCCATTTGTGTTCATTAAACCATTATTACTTTCAGTCATTGAACTACttccaatattattattattattgtttttaatattattattattaatattattattaatattattattattattattattattattattattattattattattattattattattattattatatgtaAATGATGCCGGTATTAAATATGTATTATCTATAccattatataaaatattatcgctattattttcaatgttattattggtgctattattattgttgttgttgttattattattactatttactATTGTATCAAAATTGGTATTTCTATTATCTAAATCTAATTTTACATTAAAATCACTTAACTGAGTTGATGGTGTAGCAACATCTCCTGTTGTTGAAGAGgttgtggtgttgttgttggtgattggtgttaaactattattattattggtagtagtggtggtggtggtggtagttggtattaaaatattattattaatattattactatttggaGTATTTGGAGAAATTATTGGAGTTATTGGTgttattggtgttggtgttggtgttggtggttgTTCAACAATACGTTCACTATTTGAAtgtttttgaattatcatttgataatcATCTGGAGAACCAGGTGGTGATTCATCCATTGGTGATATGAAACTTGATGTTTTTGATCTATTAATTAATCTATTATTGATTGGATGATTCGATGATATTAAAGCACCACTATTTAAGCTATCAGTACTAACATTTGAAGAAACATTAACATTGTTTATAATTGGATAATCATTACTCAATAATCTAATTGTAACCAAATCACAAATTGCTCTAGTATTATCTGAATCGCTAATAATTGTATGTGTATCTATAGTACTAAAAATTGAACCATCACGATGTTTATAAACTTGTGCCAACTcaaatgatttcttttctGATAAGTCTAATCTATGTTGttgaaataaattcattgttttttcaattaaattcgGATGTGTAATTTCTGTCCATGGTTTACCAATTAACTCattctaattaaaaaataaaaaattaatatttatttatttatttatttatttatttatatttgtaacATGGggtaaaatgaaatttatatatatttatatttatttatatttatatatatttatatttatttatatttatttatatttatttatatttatatactTACTTGAGAATAACCTAATAATTCACAAAAACTATTTGAACAATTTATAACGATtggtggtaattttaaaagatcaaCAACCATGAAAACATTTTGAAAGTAATCTGATGAGTCTGTTgattggtggtgatgatgatgatgatgaagatgttTTGATTGTTGATTTCTTGGATAAGATAAGGAACTATCATTTGTATTAATATCAGATGAGTGATGAGCAAATTTCGATTGaagtaattgttgttgttgttgttgttgttgtgaagATGGTGTAATGTGTTCATTTGTTGTTAGCATACTTAATTTCGCCAATAATGTCTCATTAacaatttctaatttttcatttctatttcttaaatttactaattcttcatatatctttttttgtcCATCTTTTAATTCCCTTAATTcactaattaataaatttgcaataccattctaaaaaataaataaaaaataataataataataataataataataataataataataataataaaattaataaacaaataaataaaatctaaaatttaaaatatatattataattaaaaaaaaaaaaaaaaaaaaaaaaatacatacttGGTCGGATTTTACTATATCTGATGGattattactgttattattattattattattattattaatattactgctattattactattattgttgttgttgttgttgttattattattattattgccgatgttgctattgttattattattactactgcTGTTGCTACTGCCtgtgttattattgttattgttgttattgttgctGCCAATACTACCgctattattgctattgctattgttattgttgctgctgctgctgctgctgttattgttattattattatttgaaggaCGGGGTTGTGAATTATTTGGTAACTTTATATTGGAATTTGATATATTTGGTCTGATagagttattattaaatggatATGACGGAGTTGTTCTATTTGAGCTATAACACATTTGAGGAACACCCTTTATAATACATCTTGAACAAGGTGTTTTCTCATCACATTCGACCATATCTTTTTGACAAAGAAAACATGATTTCTCTgatgtttttctttttcttggaTGTAAATccattctttatttatttttatatgaattttttttttttttttttattgtaatatatattttattttattttttattttattttatttacttatGTAATTTCTAATGcctgatatttttaaaaaacaaataaaatgaaaaaaataaaaaaaataaaaaattcaacaaaaaaaaaaaaaaaaaaaaaaaaatgaatgaaataatttttttttttttttttaatttttaatttttttttattttatttaatttaattattaagaaaatacaaatttgtattatcttgatttgataaatattattactttttttttgtatttttaaaatttttttcattttttttttttttttttttttttcgttttttcacagtttaattattaattggtaaatAACCAGCACGTTTCTTATAACGAATATAACCATATGCTCCACCAGCAACAGTACCCAAGACAGCAACGATAATTAAGAAAACAGCCCAACCTGGTAATTTCTTATGAGATTGttcttttgaattaaatttaattgagaCAATACCATCATCAGAGACGGAAACAGAGTAATCTAAAGTGGTGGCTTGACCATTTGTAAGTGGAACGATGGTTGAGAAAGTACCAAGAGTGCTACCAGCACATGAGATGATTTTATAGGAATCACCATCACTTGGATTGGTATCGGTGATATCCATGATAAGGGTACCATTGAGTACTAAATTACCGTCGACAGTGATAAGAGCGCCAGCATCGGTAGAGAGTGTCTCTGCGATGAAAATGGTGGATTCAGCATCCATTTCCAAGTTACCAGCAACAGCGAATTGTTCAGAGGTTTGATCCATATCCAAAACGGCACCACTTGTCATAATTAAATCACCATTGATAGTAGCGATGGATTGTGGATGAATTCTACCGGCGATCAAATCAACTGAGCCACCAATGATACCACTATCAATACCAATGTATGAGTCTTTATCCAATGTATCGATTGAACCAAAAAAATTGACTTGATTGAATGCAAGATTACCTAAAAGATTAATTGGATATTTTCGAACCCAAGAATCGAATGGACCATTCAAAGTGTTCATTGAGGCATCACTGAAAACGATTTGAGTGAGATTGGTGGAGATGTAACCCAATGAATTGCCACCATCAAATTGAACGCTTGGAGTTGGTTGATGGTCTGGATTGATTACAAATGATGATTGTTTATCAGTTAAATGACCAAATGTACAATTTTGAACAAATAGATTCAAACCACCTGCAACAGTTACACTAATACCCACTGAATTAACATTCCATAAATAACATTCGGATTCAACATTACCTTGCTTGTTGATGTCAAATGTGATTTGACCATTACCTTGGACACCATTTGCGAAGTTTCCTTTTGGATGGAAACAAATTAAGTTGGCATTTTGTAAGTTAATGCTTGGGAAGTTTGCTGATGCTGAACCAGAGATGGTGAGATTAGCATTGGTGACCTTGATACTTGGATTACCAGTGTATTTGAATGAATCTGCAATGGTAAGAGCACCACCTTGAACGATGATATCATCATTGAGTGTGACAATCTCCAAATTGGATTGACCATAGAATGTGGTTGGACCAACAATGACTCTATCGTCGGAATTGATACCTGCATTGAAGAAACATTCGTTGGcagttaaaattgaattatcagtGAATGTTACAGTGGTCCAAAATTGAGCGACACCattgattaaaacatttgaGAATGATTGTGCAGAGAATTGGGAGTTTTGATCAGtgaaaatatctttaaattgAAGAATTGAATAGGATGCTTGCATTGTGGATCCGAAAAGTAAGAATTTACCATTAACCTCAACATCATAACCAAATTGAGTGATATTGTTACTCTTTTCATTGTCAAATACAATTGTTGCACTATTGTTACCTGTGAACCCACCTGTCACTTGCATGTTGGTGTTTTGGAATGATACTACAACATTGACTGCACTTGTACCAACGATATTAATACTTGTGAATATGTTATTGATACCAGAAGCTACAATGAAAACTTGTTTATTAGCGTTGGTAACCTTGGTGaaatcaattacaacattactattattacttggAACTGCTCCTTGTTGCCAATTTGTTGGATCTGTGAATCTACATGGATTTTCTTGTGCACCACATAATGTTGGATCAAATgcaaaattaaatgtttgTGCTGAAATAATtccaataaaacaaattaaaactaataataattttataatattcattttttgatttatttatttttttttttttttccctctttttattctttaattatacacaaagaaaaaaataaaaataaaaaatttttaagaaaaaaaaaaaaaaaaaaaaaaaaaaaaagtgagtgaatgattgattttatttaaaaaatttcgaaaaaaaaaaaaaaaaaaaaaaaaaaaaataaaattttttttttatttttaaaatatctataTTTTCCCAGGCAAccataattgataaaattccCAATTACCTCGACTTTTTGATTACAAAAGAAAACACAaacctttattattaatagaaaAATTTAGTtataatctttaaaaaaaaaaaaaaaaaaaaaaaaaaaatttatttaaatatattatatataatcaAGAAAGAAATACATATTCTTTAATTCCAtcatatattataaattacatgtacccaaaataataatgatgataataaaataaaaaataaaaaataaaataaataattgaataattcctaaattaattttttttatattcgttagtttttttttttttttttttaataaatttctaGTATTGGTTAAATGTATTGGGTGGTAATTTTATAGTTATAATTGAACAATTGAGGAAAAATATaaccatttaaattaatatatatatatatatatatataaattttcttttttttttaattaatgtgttttttttaaaaaaaaaaaaaaataaaaaaaaaaaatcaacaaagaACATAAAACAGTTTGACATTTTtccttttataaaaaaaatcttaatttaaattattataataaacatCAAAAACAGAAAAATGGATTAAAGACtggattatcaattttttttcattgaaaactcttttttttttttgttttttgttttttttttttttttatttttttttcattttattttttttttttttattttttttttttaattaattctacataaaaatttttttttttcttttcattatttttttttcattcttttcgaaaagatttttataaatcatATAATATCTTCATACTCTGGTTTCgcagattaaaaaaaaaataaaaaaaaaataacaaacaaataataaataaataacaaggaattaattaaaataaataaaataaaataaaataaaataaaaacaactcATTCAACtaatagataaataaaaaaaatacaacaagaaaaaaaaataaaaaaaaaaataaaaaaataaaaaaaaataaataaaaaataaaacttttttttgactgtcttttataaataatattattatttttttttttttttttgagtttattttatatcaaagaaaaaaataaaataaaaaaaaaaccaagtGTCTTTTATTCATATGTTTATAAATCACACACCACTCTAATTTGTtgtaaattgaaaaagaaaaataaaaaataaaaaaataaaaaaaaaaaaataaaaaataaaaaataaaaaaaaaaaacaaaaaacaaaataaaacaaaagcaaaaacattttttattttttattttattttttcatcaaTTATCACTATAAAgctcaaaaaagaaataaaaagaaataaaaagaaataaaaaaaaaagaaaaaaaagaaaaaaaagaaaacaaaaaaaaaaaaaaaaaaaaaatcaataaagaaaaaaaaaaaaaaaaataaatcattaaaaaatattttcaaagtCAAACAAATAAAGTTCACCACCTTAATGATTACTACTAAtagaattaattataattttcaacaACTTCATACACAcacaattattacaaataattttcatttccaccaaaagaaaaataaactaattaTAACACCAagattataaataaaaaaaaaaaaataaaaaaatgtcaagcacaccaaataataataataataataagtaaGTATATTtcatgttaaaaaaaaaaaaaaaaaaaaaaataaataagtaaaataataaaaactcatattaatctttttttttcttctcaccaaaatttatttattttattatttaaataggGCAGAAAATCAAGCCGATTTCGTAGATGAAGAAGAATGGGCATTTGTAGATCTATGGGATAAATATGATCAAAATCTTTTAGAGAGATTTTGGAATGAATTAGTTAAAACAACTTTTAACACTTCAGATATTCAGCCATTGAACGATTGGAATAAAGCAATGTCACCAGAGGCTCATAATAATCCTGATATTCCAGATTTACACATATTATTAGCTTTTAAAGCAAGTGATTTggaaacaattaaaaattcaacagAGGCATTTACAACTACAAATACCTCACCAAGAAATACTTCCACAGGTGATAGCAATACAAATACATTTAATACTGGTGGTAGCGGTAGTAGTGGCAATAgtacaacaaatacaacccCTACTACACCAATTATAGTTACAACAtcaaatagtattaatataCCAACTAAATTAACCTCATCAACAAGTAGTACATTGATACCAACAGCTATACCAGTTGCAACTCCAACAACTCCAACAactccaacaacaacagcaacccCAGCAattccaacaacaacaacaacaacaccaaaatCACCAATTTCAGATGACTTGGAattgtcatcatcatcttcttcaactATGAGTAGTattgattcaaattcaacatcatcatcagctGTAATTAGTCCAACACCAATTCCATTCATCAATACAAGCACAAAcatttcatcatcaccatcttcaACAATTGTTAGTACTCTAGGTAAAGTAACACCACCAcagattttaaataatcgtACTCAAATTATTGCTGGTgtaatttttgaatattattcaaatattaattgtggtttatttttacatatgattattcaaaaaaaatttagaaatatggtaagtaaaaatttaaataatttttttgttgtttttttttttttttttaaaataaatattaaatttttttttaatttattactattatttttagggATTAGAAGGATTATTAGTTAAAAGagcaattgaaattttagataAGAATGCACATTCTCATGGTCATTTAGCAGGTTGTAATGCAATTTTCTTTGAAACTAAATCAGCATCAAATCCAGCTGGTACCAGTACCAGTACCAGCACCAGTACTAGTACTAGTACTAATtctagtggtagtagtagtaataataataataataataataataataataataataataataataataataataataataataataataataataataataataataataataatagtaataataatactttatGTGTATCTACAAGTGGTGGAAGTAGTCATcaagatattaataaaattgatccAAGACAACAACATTCAATTTTACATAAGATTGGATTTAGATTAGTAGATTTTGATTATACAAAACTACCATTAAAGAGATTAggtaaatcaaataatctCCTATTGACAGTTTATCTTTCGCCACATATACCATCACAAAGTAGTTTAGATGgtgataaatattatttaccatcagtattattaaagaatttcgTATATGACCTTTGGGATACATCTTATTTGACAGAAAAAGTTAATAGAAAACCAGATGAAGATCCAGAATATGGAAGAGCATTGGAACAAATCGAATTACGTGAAAAGATACCATTGTTAGATTTACCATGGGGTGCAGGTAAACCATGGACATTAGTTGACCTCTATGAGGATTATGATGAAGAATTATTGGAACGTTGTTATAGAGAAGTCATGGTACCAAGTGTGAAACATAGTGAAATTCCTTCACTTGGTAACGTTTTAAGGGCAATGTCTCCCGAGGGTGATGATTCATCCTATCTACCAGATGTTCATGTCCTTTTAGCAGTACGTTGGCCAACTGATTTCCATAAGGATGGCAATTCATCATCGCCAATCATCGATGGTCTTTGTGTTTTCGAATATCATACCGAACAAAATTGTGGAATACTCactcatttaattttacaaaaaaagaatagaACATCATTGAATGATGGTTTGGATAGTTTATTAGTGGATAGTGCCGTAGATATCCTTGATACCAATGCAAGAGAACGTGGTAATTTGGCAGGTTGTAATGCAATTTTcattcatattaaaaatgcCCCAACTTCACCAGTTAGTCCagatgttgttgatatttgtCAACATCATATGgtattatataaaatggGATTCAAACTTTTAGACTTTGATTTCTATATACCACCATTGGATTTTCATTCAGCACCAAAGAAAATGATGTTAGGTTTATTCATTACACCATTGATcccaaaatcaaatgaaaaaggTGATCGTCCATTCATTCCATCAAAtctattgaaattatttgttgaacTTCAATGGAATAATGCTTTTGGTTCAGAACAAATTAAGAATTCACCAAATACCTACTTGGAATATCAACGTATGATTGAACAAATAGAATTACGTGAACGTATTTCATTATCGGATTTACCATGGGATGCAGGTAAACCATGGACATTGGTTGATCTATGGGAAGATTATGATCAAGAGTTATTGGAACGTCTATACAAAGAGATTATGATACCaaacttttcaaataaacACGAATTGGAACCATTGGATAATTGGTTACAAGCATTTACTTCAGAGAATCGTGATGATCCAAACATTTCCGATCTTCATATACTATTGGC comes from Dictyostelium discoideum AX4 chromosome 2 chromosome, whole genome shotgun sequence and encodes:
- the sfbA gene encoding hypothetical protein: MNIIKLLLVLICFIGIISAQTFNFAFDPTLCGAQENPCRFTDPTNWQQGAVPSNNSNVVIDFTKVTNANKQVFIVASGINNIFTSINIVGTSAVNVVVSFQNTNMQVTGGFTGNNSATIVFDNEKSNNITQFGYDVEVNGKFLLFGSTMQASYSILQFKDIFTDQNSQFSAQSFSNVLINGVAQFWTTVTFTDNSILTANECFFNAGINSDDRVIVGPTTFYGQSNLEIVTLNDDIIVQGGALTIADSFKYTGNPSIKVTNANLTISGSASANFPSINLQNANLICFHPKGNFANGVQGNGQITFDINKQGNVESECYLWNVNSVGISVTVAGGLNLFVQNCTFGHLTDKQSSFVINPDHQPTPSVQFDGGNSLGYISTNLTQIVFSDASMNTLNGPFDSWVRKYPINLLGNLAFNQVNFFGSIDTLDKDSYIGIDSGIIGGSVDLIAGRIHPQSIATINGDLIMTSGAVLDMDQTSEQFAVAGNLEMDAESTIFIAETLSTDAGALITVDGNLVLNGTLIMDITDTNPSDGDSYKIISCAGSTLGTFSTIVPLTNGQATTLDYSVSVSDDGIVSIKFNSKEQSHKKLPGWAVFLIIVAVLGTVAGGAYGYIRYKKRAGYLPINN